GTCAACATGAGCGGAAAATGGTTCAATCCGGTCAGCTATGGTGTCCGCAAGGATGACGAGTTGATCGACATGGATGAAGTCGCGGCGATTGCGCGCGAACACAAGCCCAAGCTTATTATCTGCGGAGGAACAGCCTATTCACGCACCTGGGATTTCCCGCGGTTCCGTGAGATCGCGGATGAAGTAGGTGCGTATCTGCTTTGCGACATGAGCCACATCTCAGGCCTCGTCGCAGGCGGCGCACACCCATCCCCCTTCCCGCATGCACATGTGGTGACCAGCACGACGCACAAAAGCCTGCGCGGCCCGCGGTCGGGCATTATCCTTTGGAATGACGAGGAACTGACCAAGCCATTGAACATGGCGGTGTTTCCCGGACTCCAGGGCGGCCCGCTCATGCATGTTGTGGCGGCCAAGGCCGTTGCATTCCGCGAAGCGCTGCGGCCTGAGTTCAAGACTTACGCGCATGCTGTGGTTGAAAACGCCCGCGCACTGGCTGCCAGCATTGAAGAGAACGGTCTGCGGATCGTTTCGGGCGGCACAGACAACCACTCTATGCTGGTTGATCTGACCGCCAAGGATGTGACGGGCAAGTCTGCCGAAGCCGGCCTCGACCGGGCTTGGCTGACGTGCAACAAGAACGGCATTCCTTACGACACGCGCAGCCCGTTTGTGACAAGTGGCATTCGCCTTGGTACACCAGCGGGCACCACGCGCGGTTTTGGACCGGCTGAGTTCCGCAAAGTAGGCAAGCTGATCACCGAAGTGGTCGATGGGCTTGCCAAAAACGGTCCTGAAGGCGATGCTCAGATCGAGGAAGCCGTGCGCGGCCAGGTATCTGAGCTGTGTGCAGCTTTCCCTGTCTATCCGGAGAGCTGAAATATGACTGACAAATCCCCCCAGGAAAGCAACGTCTTCGACGATGTGAAAGACGAAGTCATCGGTATCGCAAAAAGTGGCGTCAAACACCCGGGAACGAAACCTGTTCTTACAGGCGCAGCCGTTGGAGCAGTCGCGGGCGCGGTTTTGCCGGTTGTTACATGGCCGGTTGGCCTTCTCGCGGGCGTAGGCATTGCGATCTACAGCCGCGTCAAGAAATAGCGGGATAACGCAAACAACTCATGCGCTGCCCGTTTTGCGCCCATGATGACACGCAGGTCAAAGATAGCCGCCCGACCGAGGATAACACCTCGATCAGGCGCCGGCGCCAATGCTCAAGCTGTGGCGCCCGTTTCACGACGTTTGAACGTGTTCAGCTACGCGAGGTAATTGTCGTAAAGTCGGGTGACCGACGTGAAGCTTTCGAGCGCAGCAAGCTGGAGCAATCGGTTGCTCTCGCGTGCCGGAAGCGCGGCGTAGACCAGGAACGGATCGATCAGCTGGTCTCCGGAATTCAGCGTCAGGTCGAGACTGCCGGAGATTCGGAAGTGGCATCCTCGCGAATTGGCGAAATGGTGATGGACGGCCTGCGGCAGATCGATAGCGTCGCCTATATCCGGTTTGCCAGCGTCTATCGCGACTTTTCCGAAGCAAAGGACTTCGAAGAGTTTGCCAGCACCGTGCAGGAAGCTGCTCAAAATGGGGCAAAATAACCAACCGATCTTCGTGCTTGTTCGCCCTCAACTTGGGGAAAATATCGGCAAGGCCGCGCGCGCTATGCTCAATTTCGGTCTAACCGAAATGCGGATTGTGGCGCCACGGGATGGCTGGCCCAATCCAGACGCTGGGCCCTCTGCTGCTGGCGCAGATATTGTTCTGGAGAACGCGAAGGTATTCGATACCACGGCCGACGCCGTTGCAGATTGTGCTCATGTGTACGCGACGACCGTGCGGAAGCGCGGTGTGACCAAGCCCGTGGTGGGCCCCGATGAGGCTGGTGCTGCGATCCATGCGGAATCGGGTAAAAGCGCTATACTATTCGGCCCCGAACGGTCAGGCCTCGAAACTGAGGATGTGGCCCTTGCCCGGAGCATTCTGACGGTCCCGATTAACCCCGAGTTCGGCTCGCTCAATCTCGCACAAGCAGTAATCCTATGTGCCTATGAGTGGTCTAAACAGGCCGACCTGGTGCAGCCGACAGCGGAAGACGAAGCGCTTCCCCCTGCTCCACAGGCGGATCTTGACGGACTTATCGCCCATTTTGAGCGCATGCTGGAACCAAAGGGATATTTCCTGCCGGAACCGCGCGCGGATGCCACGCGGCGCACATTGCGCACCGTATTGACCAAGCCTGGGTGGGATCACTTGCAAGTGCGCACCTTGCGCGGGGTGTTGTCTTCGCTTGAACGCGGTGATCGGAAGTAAAGCGGAACGCTTGAGAAATCTGTGAGTTCTACTCTGTACATCGGTATAGACGTGTGGCTAGTGCACCAAAACCCCCAACCCTCTCAATTCATAGGATTCCCTTCATGATTTCGACCTTGTTTGCTTTCGCGTTGGTCGCGCAAGCGCAACCCACTCCGCCAGCAGAGCAGAACTCGGAACAAACTGCCGAGCAAGTTCAGGAAGAGAAAGCCGAAGATAAACGTATCTGCCGCCGTATCAGCACGGGCATGGGTTCTCGCAAGAAAGAGCGTGTCTGTATGACAAGCGAAGAGTGGCGCGAATTCAACCGCGGCAACTGACCTAGATCTGAGTTTGGAGCGCCGCGGGGCTTAGTTCCGCGTAGCGTCCCAGATTTCGAATTCATACGCGATCGAGTTCTCCACCAGCAATTCCCATATTGCTTCGATGCGATCCCGGGGCATGCTACGCGCTTCTGCTGCTTTGCCAGCTGCTTGAATTACTGCGGCTTTGCGGGCTTCATCGCGGACGGTTTCACGAGATGGCTTTATGCGCGCTGCCGCGCGCATATAGCCAAAACGTCGCTCAAGCAGAGCGACAAGCTCTTGATCGGTTGCGTCTACGCCGGCGCGCACCTCGCTCATTGTGGTGCATTCGTCTGGCATAAGGATTGTGTCGGTCATGGCCCGCGCTCTTAGCCTCTGGGGCGCGTTTGTCGAGACCAGTTAGGCAGCCACCGCGCTTTCGGCTATTGAATGGTCTTCCTTGATAAGGTCCGAAGCCCGTTCACCGATCATGATGCAAGGCGCATTGATGTTCCCGCTTGGGATCTCTGGCATGATGCTGGCATCTGCAATTCGTAAATTCTTGACGCCTTTAACGCGAAGTCTTTCATCAACCACGTCGCCTATCCGGCATGTGCAGCTGAGATGGTAGATCGTATTGCCAAAATGCAGGGCATGGTTTTCCAATAGTGCGTCGCTTGGCTCGTCACCTGGCTTGTAGCCGTGCTTGCGGGCGAGCTCCGGCGAAACCATCCAGTCTCCTAGCCCTTCGACGGGCCAGTTTTTGGCAATCTCCAGCGACTTTCGCATGAGCGCGACCATCACCTTGAGGTCATGCGGATCGGCGAAGTAATTGAAATCGATCTTTGGGGCGACATGCGGGTCGCTTGATTGAAGAACGATTTCGCCTTCGCTGTGCGGCACACAATTGCTGGGCAGAATGATGATGTTTTCCGCTTCTGGTGCAAGGTCCCTTTCCGCGTCATCGAACATACGCGAGATGTCGCTGTTTGCTTGCTCCCGAAAGAAATCGACAGTGTTCGTGGCTGTCAGAAATCCGATTTGTCCGTCATGGGTGAAATCATCATCGAGCCCAGTTGAGTAGAAACACACTCCGTCATAGGTGCTGGAGGAGGCAAGGCTACTCCCGGTTCTCAACCACTCATCGTGTTGACGTTCGGCTTCGGCTTTCAACTCTTTCAGGTCATCGCTCATCGAATCATCGTCAGCAGGATCCTCTGGCAGTGGTCCATCGGGCCCACGCAGCATGTCGGGCCCGATCGCAACCGCAATTTCGCCCACAGATTGGCCGATACCCGGCGCTGGGAAAATCATGCCGACCAGGAAATGATCCTTCAGATGCTTGCCGACATGCTCGTTATGCAGTCGGCATACCACTCCCGCTTCTTCGAGCTCGCGGCGTGGGCCGATGCCGGAAAGCATCAGCAAATGCGGCGAACCTACGGCCCCTGCGGACAGGATTGTTTCGAGCGCCGCTGTCACTTGCTGGAGCTCGCCATTCGCGTCGCGGTATTCAATGCCTCGAGCGATCAATTCACCTTCTGATTCGTCAAGGATGATACGCTCTGCATGAACATTTGTGATGATGGTTAGATTGGGCCGGTTCTCAGCCGCGTTCTTCAGATAGCCGTGATAGGTGCTGGAACGCTTTCCATCACGTGTGTTGGTCTGCACCAAAGATGACACGCCGCCTTCCTGAAACCGTCCGCTGCCGTTGTAATCCCCCTCTGGCATGCCGGTACGTGTCGCAGCGATCACGAATTGCCGCGAACATGGTAGCACGGGCGAACGGATGCCCACTCCGATCGGGCCTGCCTGCCCTCGCCCCTCCCCATCGATTGCAGCTTCATTGGTTTGCGATACCTCTTCCAGCCTTTCGAATGCATATTCAACATCAGAAAAGCTCCAGCCCTTCGCGCCCTTGGCTTCCCAATTGTCAAAATCCCCCGGATGTCCGCGCACAAAAACCATATAGTTCATGGCAGATGACCCACCCAGCATCTTGCCGCGCGGTACCGGTATCTTGTTGTTGCGCAGCCCGCGACCTGCCTTTCCGGCCTCCCCCTGAAACATCCAGTCGCATTCAGGATCAAGTTGCAGCGACGCACAAGCTGCCGGGATTTCCTCTCGCGCAGGTGGTTTTCCGCCCGCCTCAAGCAATGCCACCCTTACACTCGGGTTCTCGCTCAGCCTAGCAGCTAGAGCGGCGCCCGATGAGCCAGCTCCAACGATTACGAAATCAAACTCTTTAGACACGCGGCAAACCCCCAAACTACGTTGTGGCGTGCGACCGCAAATCAAAGCTTACACATAAGCTCTAAAACCGCCAAGCGTCTTGACGCGGTGCACAATCCTGCTATCTGCGCGCCTTCGCAAATTGGCTCCGCACCCCGGTGAAGCGGAAGCCGCGTTGGATATCCTATCCGACGGTGCGACGCCGGGTTAAATGGTCACCGTGAGGGTGACCCAGCAAACTGAAGGAAAGACTTATGTCAAAGCGCAAGAGCGCCAAGTACAAACTCGACCGCCGGATGGGCGAAAACATCTGGGGTCGTCCCAATTCTCCGGTAAACAAGCGTTCCTACGGCCCGGGCCAGCATGGTCAGCGTCGCAAGGGCAAGATGAGCGACTTCGGCCTGCAGCTTCGCGCAAAGCAGAAGCTGAAGGGCTATTACGGCGATGTAACCGAGAAGCAGTTCCGCTCAACCTATAAGGACGCAACCCGCATGAAGGGTGACACCGGTCAGAACCTGATCGGTCTGCTTGAGCGCCGCCTCGACATGATCGTGTATCGCGCCAAGTTCGCACCGACGATCTTTGCTGCGCGTCAGATCGTTTCACACGGTCACATCTATGTGAACGGTGTGAAGTGTAACATTGCATCGCGCCGCTGTGACGTTGGCGATGTGATCAGCCTCGGCAAGAAGGCGCAGGAGATGGCTCTGGTCATCGAAGCGCAAAGCCTGCCCGAGCGTGACATTCCTGACTACGTTGCACCAGATGGCAATGACAAGGTTCAGTTCACCCGCGTACCGAAACTGGATGAAGTCCCATATCCGGTCACAATGGAACCGAACCTGGTGGTCGAATTCTACTCGCGGTAATTGGCCGGAACATTACCTAATCGAAAAAGGGCGGTCCGTTTGGGCCGCCCTTTTTGTATTTGCACGCAACCCTTTGCCGAGCCTATCCTGCGTGAAATGCATATCCTGATCCTTGACGGGCACCCTGATGCCAACCGGCTTACCAGCCATCTTCTCGACATGTATCAGGCAGGTGTAGCGCCCGGTAATGAAGTCGATCGGATTGCGGTTCGTGACCTGCAATTCGATCCTGTTCTGCATCATGGCTATGCCAAGCGAACCGAGTGGGAGCCGGACTTGCATCGTATCGCTGCCTTGCTGGACGCTTGCGATCATTTGGTTGTCGCATTCCCAATGTGGTGGGGCAGCGAGCCAGCTTACCTTAAGGGCTTGCTTGATCGCCTACTCCTGCCCGGCCTAACCTTCGCTTATCATGATGACGACAATTGGTGGGACAAGCTGATGGAGGGGCGCTCCGCCGATGTTATCGCAACTATGGACACGCCACCGCTGTTCTTGCGGATGATGTACGGCGATGCGTTGATCAAAAGGTGGAAACGTCAGGTTCTGGGCTTCTGCGGATTCAAGCCGGTGCGTTTTCTCGCACTTGGACCCGTGAAGCATGGCGAAGCGGACAAGCGTTTGCCGAAATGGCGCAATCGAATCAAGAAGATGGCGCGATCTGCAAATCCCGCAGACTCAGCCAAAAAACGCGAAAGACTGAAAAGCTTCTTGAACCGCTAAGCAGACAGGTACTCGCGGCGGAAGTCACTGGCGAAGGCGTCAAAACGACTTTCTGAAATCGCATCGCGCATGCCTTGCATCAGCTGTTGGTAAAAGCTGAGGTTATGCTCAGTCACCAACATCGCCCCTAGTATCTCACCCGACTTCTGCAAGTGATGCAGATAGGCACGCGAGTAGGTTTGACAGACATTGCAGGTACATTTCTCGTCGAGCGGGCCGGTGTCTTCAGCATGCTTGGCGTTGCGCAGGTTGAGGGGACCATTCCAGGTGAATGCCTGCCCGTTCCGCCCTGAACGCGTGGGCAGCACGCAATCGAACATATCGATCCCGCGTTCGACCGCTCCCACGAGATCGTCCGGCTTTCCGACTCCCATCAAGTAGCGCGGCTTGTCATACGGGAGCTGGTCTGGTGCAAAATCCAAGGTGGCAAACATGGCGTCTTGGCCCTCACCCACAGCAAGCCCACCAACGGAGTAGCCATCAAAGCCTATGTCAGTAAGTTTTTGTGCGCTGATCTTGCGCAGATCCTCATCCAACGCGCCTTGCTGAATGCCGAACAGGGCCGACTGGGCGGCGTGTTCTTCACCACTATCAAAGCCATCACGGCTGCGCTTCGCCCATCGCATAGAGAGCTCCATGCTCACTGCGATCACATCGCGTGGTTGATCTGCGCGGGGGCATTCATCGAATGCCATGACTATGTCAGAGCCTAGCAAGCGCTGGATCTCCATCGAGCGTTCAGGTGTCAGCATATGCTTCGAACCATCGATATGGCTGCGGAACTCTACGCCTTGCTCGGTCAGCTTGCGAAGCTCCGACAGGCTCATCACCTGATAGCCTCCGCTATCGGTCAGAATAGGTCGCTGCCAATTCATGAACTGATGCAACCCACCAAGCCGCGCAACCCTCTCTGCACCAGGGCGCAGCATGAGGTGGTAGGTATTACCCAAGATGATATCGGCGCCGATCTCTCGCACAGTCTCAGGCTTCATCGCCTTGACCGTCGCAGCAGTGCCAACGGGCATGAAAGCGGGCGTCCGAATATCCCCTCGCTGCATTTCGATGCGGCCAGTACGTGCTCTGCCGTCCGTGGCATTGATGCTGAATTTAAACCGCTCGGTCATGGCGGTATCCGCTAGCCGTCTGCAGAGATGATGTCACTTAAAAGAAAGGCCGGCGATGCAACGCAGCGCCGGCCTGCTTCTGGATCTCGAATACTAGAAGGAGAATACGAAGCCTGTGGTGCTACGGACCGTGTCGAACGAAACTGTGTCGACATTGAAGCGCAGCTTTCCGCCTGCAAGGGGGATATCGACGCCAGCACCGACAATCAGATCGCTATCGCTGGTGTCCACTCCATCCAACTCACCATCGTCGAGTTCGATGTTGAGAATCTCTTCAACGTCGAGTTCGATTTCCTGGTAGCCACCGCGCAGATAGTATTTGGTGCCGCTTGAATCGGCGGTGCCGAAGCGAGCGAGCGCGCCATATTCATAGTCGACAGCGTCTGTGCCAAAATGGAAGTTACCTTCAAAACCGGCAAACATGCTGTCGCCAACAGGGAAATCGACGCCTGCAACTACCCCGAAGATCGGGCTTCCATCGTCAAGTTCCACACCATCAGATTCATCCGAACCAACACCCAGATCATGGTATCCGGCCGATACGCCGATAAATGTTTCGGTCTCGTTGGAATCCTGAGCCAGCGCAGCGGCTGGCGTCATCATAGCCGCTGCGAACAGCCCTGCTACAAATTACTTTCTCATTTTCTGTACTTTCTTATCTAACCTCTCAGGGGGCGAGCGGCGAGCCGGATATCGCTTTTGGACCTGTGCATAACAAGGCAACTCGAAGTCACATTTTATCGTTTTATTACGATAATTTGCACGTGTTGTAATACGGTAACACAGTTTTATCTGCGGTCAGTCTCGAAGACGCCAACCCGTCTTGAAGATGTAGGCAATTATCGCAGTACAGACAGCCAGGAATCCCAGCGTGATACTCAACGATAACCCGAAGTTGACGTCTCCACTGCCGTAGAATGTCCAGCGCAGTCCGCTGACCAAATAGACAATGGGATTCGCTAGAGCGATCTTGTCCCACGGCGCTGGCAACATGTCGATCGAATAGAATGTACCACCCAGAAAGGTAAGCGGGGTGAGGAAGAGCAGAGGTATAATGCCCAACTTCTCAAAATTGTCGGCCCATACGCCGAGTATGAACCCGAATAACGAGAAGCTTGCCGCCACCAGCATGATGAAGATTATGGCCAGAATTGGATGCGCAATTGTGTAATCCACGAACAGGTTGGCAGTGATCAGTATAATGCTGGCGAGTATCAAGCTTTTCGCAGCTGCAGCACCAACGAAACCAATCAGCGTCTCCGCAACGCCCACCGGAGCTGACAGCAACTCATAGATTGTTCCTGTGAACCGCGGCATATAAATACCGAAGCTCGCGTTCGAAGTGGTTTCCCCAAGCAGGGTGAGCATGAGCAGTCCGGGGATGATAAACGCACCGTAAGTTACGCCATCGATGGGTTCCATCCGGCTGCCGATCGCAGAACCGAACACAATGAAGTAGAGCGATGTTGTCAACACTGGCGCGAGGATCGATTGGAATGCAGTGCGAAACGCCCGCATTACCTCGCGCTTAAAAATGGACCAGGCGCCGCGGAAATTGAAATTCATTGTGCGGCCTCCTTCTCACCCAGAAGCGAGACGAAAATATCTTCAAGCGAGCTCTCTCGAATGTCGATGCCCGTAAAATCGATCCCTGCCACGCTCAGCGCTTTGGTCAATTCGGCGACTTCAGCCTTGCCTTTGCCAGTGCCGTCGCCGCCGCGATAGCAAAGTGACAAGCCTCCCTCTTCGAGCTCGACAGGAAAGCGCTGGATCGTATCCGGCAACTCAGTCATCGCGGAAGCAAGTTCGATGTGCGCTTCGGTCCGGCCCAAGCGCTGCATCATTGCATCTTTCTCATCGACCATCAGCAGTTGGCCCCTGTTAATGATGCCGACGCGATCGGCCATTTCCTCAGCCTCTTCGATATAGTGTGTGGTGAGGATGACAGTTACGCCTCGCTCGCGCATCTGCCCGATCAATTCCCACATACCCTTGCGCAGCTCGACATCGACCCCCGCCGTGGGTTCATCAAGAAACAGCAAGTCAGGTTCGTGCGCGAGCGCCTTGGCTATCAACACACGGCGCTTCATCCCTCCTGAAAGCGCCATGATACGTTCGTCTCGTTTGTCCCAGAGGCTGAGCGCACGCAGGATTTCCTCGATCCGACTCTTGTCTGACGGGAGACCGAACAGACCGCGCGAATAGGAAACAGCGCGGATCACAGGCTCGAACATGTCGGTCGAAAGCTCTTGTGGCACCAGACCGATCCGCGCCCTCGCCTGCCGCCAATGCGTCGCCATGTCATAACCGAAAGCCCGGATAGTCCCACCGCTTGGTCGAACAAGTCCACACACTGCACCGATCAACGTGGTTTTGCCCGCGCCATTGGGACCAAGAAGGGCAAATATCTCACCCTTGCGTATATCCAGATCAACAGAATCAAGTGCTTTTAAACCACCCGGATAGACTTTGGTCAGACCGTGCAGCTCGAGAATAGGTTCGCTCATTGCAACTGATTAGGGCAGGAGCAGTGAGGAGTCACCATATGAATAGAAACGGTAGTTCGCATTTATCGCGTGCGCATAAGCCTCCATCATGCGTTCGCGACCTATCAGTGCGCTAACCAGCATTATCAAAGTGGATTTTGGCAGATGGAAGTTGGTCATCAATCCATCGACACCTTTGAAACGGTATCCCGGGGTTATGAAGATGTCAGTATCACCTTCAAATGGGGCGATAGTTCGATCATCGCATGCGGCGCTCTCAAGCAAACGCAAGGAAGTTGTCCCAACGGCGATAATCCGCTTTCCAGCCACCCGAGCAGCATTCAGGCGCTCTGCAACCTGGGGCGTTATTCGGCCCCATTCCGAATGCATCTGATGATCGTCGGTATCATCGGCTTTAACCGGCAAGAAGGTTCCTGCCCCGACGTGCAGCGTCAGCGTTTCGTGGCGAATGCCCGCGGCATCCAATTCAGACATCAAACGCTCTGTAAAATGCAGTGAGGCAGTGGGTGCCGCGACAGCTCCATCCTTCTGTGCAAACATGGTCTGGTAGTCTTCGTAGTCCTGCTCATCGATGTCTCGCTTGCCCGCAATGTACGGCGGCAAAGGCATTGTTCCCGCACGGTCGAGAAGGACTTCGACAGGCTCATCGCCTTCAAAAAGCAGCGTGAAGCTCCCGTCTTGATTGCGGGTTTCAGCAAGCGCAGTGACTCCGCCGCCAAAGACGATCTGATCCCCTTCCTTCAGGCGTTTGGCGTTTCGGATGAATGCTATCCAGCGGCGCAGATCCTCTCGCTTGTGCAAAGTGGCACCGATCTTGGCTTCGCCCCCGGCGCGCCGTCCTTCAAGCTGACCCGGGATTACACGCGTGTCGTTGAAGACAAGCACATCGCCGGCAGAAAGCAATTTGGGCAGATCCCGCACACCCCTGTCTTCGAAAGGTCCTGTACCCGGTACATAGAGCATGCGCGCGGCATCGCGCGGGCGAACTGGACGCAGTGCGATCAGCTCTTGCGGGAGTTCGAAATCAAACAGGTCAACACGCATGATCCGCGCGCCTTAAGGCCGACAGTGGCGGTTGAAAAGCTCGATCAGCTAAGCGGAGCGTTCAACGCATCCGCTGTGATCTCTTCTTCCACTGGCGCTTCGGCTTGCGGGAAGACCTGAGGTTTGTTGTCGGATGCAAGGCTAGCCTGCAGAATTCGCGTTGGGTTTGCCGGCGGCTCACCACGCGTGATCGCATCGACACCTTCCATATTGGCAATCACACGACCGAAATTGGTGTAACGCTTATCCAGACTGAAACGCGGATAGAAGACAATGAAGAACTGACTATTTGCACTGTTCTCTTCATTCGCACGTGCCATGGACACTGTTCCGCGAATATGCGGCCGCGGGTTAAACTCTGCCTCAAGGTCTGGCATAGCAGAACTGCCCTGCCCAGTGCCTGTGGGATCGCCACCCTGTGCCATGAACCCTTCAATGACCCGGTGGAAAATCACGCCGTCGTAGAATCCTGTACGGGTGAGCGTTTTTATGCGCTCTACATGGTTGGGCGCCCATGCCGGCATCAGGCGGATTGCAACCCGTTCACCATTTGAAAGGTCAAGCAACCACACATTTTCCGGATCGACCGCCGGATCATAATTGATGGCACGGGGCAGAGGAGCAGCGGCTTCAGAAGCCGGCTCTGTATCCTGTGCGGAACCGTGGGCCGGCATTGATAGCATTCCAATGGAAAGCGTGGCGGCGAGAATTTTCTTCATCATGTTAAAGGTCACGTGATCTTTTGTTTAATTCAGTAAAGCGGGAAGCTGGTTAGCCGGATAGAACTGTCGCGGCAATGAATGATCGCGTCTCTCTCAACAGCAGGCTATTCGGCGAGCTTTGCCAGGACATCGGCTCTAACACTGCTTGTCACGAATTTGGAGATCTCACCGCCATAGATGGCGACTTCCTTCACAAGTCGGCTTGCGATGTGTTGAAGCGAAATATCCGCCATCAAGAATACAGTCTCAACCTCGTGATTCAGCTGCCGGTTCATGCCTGTAAGCTGATATTCGTATTCGAAATCGGTCACTCCGCGGATTCCGCGAATAACAGTGCTGGCACCCATTTCATCGGCAAAATCGACGAGCAATGAGTTGAAGCCCACCACACGGATATTTCCCGGACTAATCCCGGCAACCTCACGTTCGACAATAGCGATCCGTTCTTCGTCAGAAAACATCGGGGACTTAGCTAGATTGGTGGTTACTCCGATGATCAACTCATCAACCAGTTTCGCACCGCGCTCGATAATGTCCATATGACCCAAGGTGATCGGATCAAAAGTTCCCGGATAGATCCCTGTGCGTTTTGTCACCTGTCCCTCTCCACAATGTAACGCGCGACGGCGGCCAGCATCTTTGCCTCATCGCCATGGACCGACAAATGGCCGATGGCTTGATCAACCAGCGCACGTGCTTGTTCTCTCGCCTTGCCTGCACCCATCAGCGTGACAAAGGTCTGCTTTCCCTGCCCCTCATCCTTGCGCAGCGCCTTCCCGGCCTTGTCTGCATCGCCTTCAACGTCCAGCAGGTCATCCGCAATCTGGAAGGCAAGACCGATATCGCGGGCGTAAGCACGAAGATGCGCTCTCCCCTCTGGCTGTACATGCCCCATTATCGCGCCCATCTCTACAGAAGCAGCCAGCAATGCTCCCGTTTTCAATTGTTGAAGCCGCGTGATGGTATGCAGATCGTAATCCTCTTCCTCCGCCATCATATCCATCATCTGACCACCAGCCATACCGTCTTTGCCGCTGGCTTTCCCCAGTGTGAGGATAAGCTCTGAACGCGTGAACGGGTCTTCACTGGTGGCAGTATCGGACAAGATCTCAAATGCGAGCGCGTGGAGCGAATCTCCGGCAAGAACCGCTGTCGCCTCATCGAACTCCAAATGCAGAGTTGGTTTGCCATGGCGCAGAGCATCATCATCCATACACGGCAGGTCATCATGGATCAGTGAGTAGACATGGATCGCTTCGACTGCGCAGGCCGCGCGTAGTGCCGA
The Altererythrobacter ishigakiensis genome window above contains:
- the glyA gene encoding serine hydroxymethyltransferase, with protein sequence MSTAPSTETNIMHRFWHDDLATADPEVAAAIGKELKRQQDKIELIASENIASKAVLEATGSVFTNKYAEGYPGKRYYGGCDYADVVETLAIERAKELFGCNFANVQPNSGSQMNQAVFLALLQPGDTFMGLDLNSGGHLTHGSPVNMSGKWFNPVSYGVRKDDELIDMDEVAAIAREHKPKLIICGGTAYSRTWDFPRFREIADEVGAYLLCDMSHISGLVAGGAHPSPFPHAHVVTSTTHKSLRGPRSGIILWNDEELTKPLNMAVFPGLQGGPLMHVVAAKAVAFREALRPEFKTYAHAVVENARALAASIEENGLRIVSGGTDNHSMLVDLTAKDVTGKSAEAGLDRAWLTCNKNGIPYDTRSPFVTSGIRLGTPAGTTRGFGPAEFRKVGKLITEVVDGLAKNGPEGDAQIEEAVRGQVSELCAAFPVYPES
- the nrdR gene encoding transcriptional regulator NrdR translates to MRCPFCAHDDTQVKDSRPTEDNTSIRRRRQCSSCGARFTTFERVQLREVIVVKSGDRREAFERSKLEQSVALACRKRGVDQERIDQLVSGIQRQVETAGDSEVASSRIGEMVMDGLRQIDSVAYIRFASVYRDFSEAKDFEEFASTVQEAAQNGAK
- a CDS encoding RNA methyltransferase, translating into MGQNNQPIFVLVRPQLGENIGKAARAMLNFGLTEMRIVAPRDGWPNPDAGPSAAGADIVLENAKVFDTTADAVADCAHVYATTVRKRGVTKPVVGPDEAGAAIHAESGKSAILFGPERSGLETEDVALARSILTVPINPEFGSLNLAQAVILCAYEWSKQADLVQPTAEDEALPPAPQADLDGLIAHFERMLEPKGYFLPEPRADATRRTLRTVLTKPGWDHLQVRTLRGVLSSLERGDRK
- a CDS encoding chorismate mutase; translated protein: MTDTILMPDECTTMSEVRAGVDATDQELVALLERRFGYMRAAARIKPSRETVRDEARKAAVIQAAGKAAEARSMPRDRIEAIWELLVENSIAYEFEIWDATRN
- a CDS encoding GMC family oxidoreductase, with amino-acid sequence MSKEFDFVIVGAGSSGAALAARLSENPSVRVALLEAGGKPPAREEIPAACASLQLDPECDWMFQGEAGKAGRGLRNNKIPVPRGKMLGGSSAMNYMVFVRGHPGDFDNWEAKGAKGWSFSDVEYAFERLEEVSQTNEAAIDGEGRGQAGPIGVGIRSPVLPCSRQFVIAATRTGMPEGDYNGSGRFQEGGVSSLVQTNTRDGKRSSTYHGYLKNAAENRPNLTIITNVHAERIILDESEGELIARGIEYRDANGELQQVTAALETILSAGAVGSPHLLMLSGIGPRRELEEAGVVCRLHNEHVGKHLKDHFLVGMIFPAPGIGQSVGEIAVAIGPDMLRGPDGPLPEDPADDDSMSDDLKELKAEAERQHDEWLRTGSSLASSSTYDGVCFYSTGLDDDFTHDGQIGFLTATNTVDFFREQANSDISRMFDDAERDLAPEAENIIILPSNCVPHSEGEIVLQSSDPHVAPKIDFNYFADPHDLKVMVALMRKSLEIAKNWPVEGLGDWMVSPELARKHGYKPGDEPSDALLENHALHFGNTIYHLSCTCRIGDVVDERLRVKGVKNLRIADASIMPEIPSGNINAPCIMIGERASDLIKEDHSIAESAVAA
- the rpsD gene encoding 30S ribosomal protein S4 — its product is MSKRKSAKYKLDRRMGENIWGRPNSPVNKRSYGPGQHGQRRKGKMSDFGLQLRAKQKLKGYYGDVTEKQFRSTYKDATRMKGDTGQNLIGLLERRLDMIVYRAKFAPTIFAARQIVSHGHIYVNGVKCNIASRRCDVGDVISLGKKAQEMALVIEAQSLPERDIPDYVAPDGNDKVQFTRVPKLDEVPYPVTMEPNLVVEFYSR
- a CDS encoding NAD(P)H-dependent oxidoreductase; its protein translation is MHILILDGHPDANRLTSHLLDMYQAGVAPGNEVDRIAVRDLQFDPVLHHGYAKRTEWEPDLHRIAALLDACDHLVVAFPMWWGSEPAYLKGLLDRLLLPGLTFAYHDDDNWWDKLMEGRSADVIATMDTPPLFLRMMYGDALIKRWKRQVLGFCGFKPVRFLALGPVKHGEADKRLPKWRNRIKKMARSANPADSAKKRERLKSFLNR
- the tgt gene encoding tRNA guanosine(34) transglycosylase Tgt, with translation MTERFKFSINATDGRARTGRIEMQRGDIRTPAFMPVGTAATVKAMKPETVREIGADIILGNTYHLMLRPGAERVARLGGLHQFMNWQRPILTDSGGYQVMSLSELRKLTEQGVEFRSHIDGSKHMLTPERSMEIQRLLGSDIVMAFDECPRADQPRDVIAVSMELSMRWAKRSRDGFDSGEEHAAQSALFGIQQGALDEDLRKISAQKLTDIGFDGYSVGGLAVGEGQDAMFATLDFAPDQLPYDKPRYLMGVGKPDDLVGAVERGIDMFDCVLPTRSGRNGQAFTWNGPLNLRNAKHAEDTGPLDEKCTCNVCQTYSRAYLHHLQKSGEILGAMLVTEHNLSFYQQLMQGMRDAISESRFDAFASDFRREYLSA